The following proteins are co-located in the Fusobacteria bacterium ZRK30 genome:
- the sfsA gene encoding DNA/RNA nuclease SfsA, protein MKELYKIQIDEEGLFLERPNRFIAHVRLDDGSEEIVHVHDSGRIKELLYEGNRVKIRRAANPNRKTKWDLISGRASDGEDILINSSFHRYISENLLNDFEISPIGKIDKLKAEVKYGKSRLDYLLEKDGRKIWVEVKGVSLAEDRVAMFPDAPSERAVKHLKELIELKESGDRAAVILLVFRSSDIFRPRYETDPKFNEYFYKAISAGVEIYPIQLSLDNGTINYRGTLEIMDKIKN, encoded by the coding sequence ATGAAGGAACTATATAAGATACAAATAGATGAAGAGGGGTTATTTTTAGAGAGACCTAATAGGTTTATTGCCCATGTAAGATTAGATGATGGTTCGGAAGAGATTGTTCATGTCCATGATTCAGGGAGGATAAAGGAACTCCTCTATGAAGGAAATAGGGTAAAAATTAGACGGGCAGCTAACCCCAATAGAAAAACAAAGTGGGATCTCATCAGCGGGAGAGCCTCTGACGGGGAAGATATCCTTATCAATTCAAGTTTTCATAGATATATATCGGAAAATTTATTGAATGATTTTGAGATATCCCCCATAGGAAAGATAGATAAACTAAAGGCAGAAGTAAAATACGGTAAGTCCAGGCTGGATTACCTTTTAGAAAAAGACGGCAGGAAAATATGGGTAGAAGTAAAGGGAGTTTCCCTGGCAGAAGACAGGGTAGCAATGTTCCCAGATGCTCCCAGTGAGAGAGCTGTGAAACACCTGAAGGAGCTCATAGAACTAAAGGAATCAGGAGACAGAGCAGCAGTGATCTTGCTGGTCTTTAGAAGTTCGGATATTTTTAGACCCAGGTATGAGACAGATCCAAAATTCAATGAATATTTTTATAAAGCAATCTCTGCAGGGGTGGAAATATACCCTATACAACTATCTCTAGATAATGGTACTATAAATTATAGGGGAACACTAGAGATAATGGATAAAATTAAAAACTAA
- a CDS encoding amino acid ABC transporter substrate-binding protein — MKKIFITLILILAGVQSFAFSMGQKDTLTKIKKDGYFTVGLDDTFAPMGFRGENGNIVGFDIDLAKEAAKRMGVEVKFKPCDWDGIIFELRSKKIDMVWNGMTITEDRKKQIGFSKSYFSGEQIIVTKSGSDIKEIADLAGKTVGLQMGSSSYFALEKNTVYPSVKEVKKYGSNVEALLDLEAGRTQAVIIDSMVGRYYIAKKERKENKDIFSVVTEPLAVEYTGIGIRKEDTTLIAEIDKIIDGMQKDGTYKKIYEKWFGRRG, encoded by the coding sequence ATGAAAAAAATATTTATAACATTAATTTTAATATTAGCTGGTGTACAATCTTTTGCATTTTCAATGGGACAAAAAGATACTTTAACAAAAATAAAAAAAGATGGTTATTTTACTGTGGGATTAGACGATACCTTTGCACCTATGGGATTCAGAGGAGAAAACGGGAATATTGTAGGTTTTGATATAGACCTGGCCAAGGAAGCTGCCAAGAGAATGGGAGTTGAGGTCAAGTTTAAACCCTGTGACTGGGATGGTATCATCTTCGAACTTAGAAGTAAAAAGATAGATATGGTCTGGAACGGGATGACCATAACAGAGGATAGAAAAAAACAAATTGGTTTTTCTAAATCTTATTTCAGCGGGGAACAAATAATCGTTACTAAAAGCGGCAGTGATATCAAAGAGATAGCAGACCTTGCAGGAAAGACAGTTGGTTTACAGATGGGAAGTTCTTCCTACTTTGCTCTGGAAAAAAATACAGTATATCCAAGTGTAAAAGAAGTTAAAAAATATGGTTCCAATGTAGAAGCTCTTCTGGATTTAGAAGCAGGTAGAACCCAGGCTGTAATAATCGATTCCATGGTTGGAAGATATTATATTGCTAAAAAAGAAAGAAAAGAAAATAAAGATATATTTTCAGTTGTAACTGAACCTTTAGCTGTGGAGTATACAGGTATAGGAATAAGAAAAGAAGATACTACCCTTATTGCCGAGATAGATAAGATCATAGACGGGATGCAAAAAGACGGAACTTATAAAAAAATATATGAAAAATGGTTTGGAAGGAGAGGTTAG
- a CDS encoding amino acid ABC transporter permease has translation MTDSIYYIAKGLDITLRLYFITVFFSVPLGLLLALGELSKISIIKKFVTFYTWIFRGTPLLLQLFFMYYGLPVMGITLSPLGAASITFIINYAAYLCEIFRGSIQGINRGQYEAAKVLGMGYGQTLIRVILPQALRTALPPLSNEAIALIKDTSLVSIIGTAEILRNSKELVTRDFTITPFFICGIFYLVLSTFILLIFKKLEKRMAISCQ, from the coding sequence ATGACTGATAGCATCTACTACATCGCAAAGGGACTGGATATAACTTTGAGACTTTATTTCATAACAGTATTTTTTTCAGTTCCATTAGGACTACTTCTAGCACTGGGAGAACTTTCTAAGATCTCAATAATAAAAAAGTTTGTAACTTTCTATACATGGATATTTAGGGGTACTCCACTACTTTTACAGCTGTTCTTTATGTACTATGGATTACCGGTAATGGGGATAACGTTATCCCCCCTTGGTGCAGCCAGTATCACCTTTATCATCAATTATGCTGCCTATCTATGTGAAATATTCCGTGGAAGTATTCAGGGTATAAACAGAGGCCAGTATGAAGCAGCAAAGGTATTGGGAATGGGTTATGGACAGACACTGATCAGGGTAATCCTACCCCAGGCTCTTAGGACTGCACTGCCTCCCCTTTCAAATGAGGCTATAGCTCTTATTAAAGATACATCTTTAGTCTCAATAATCGGTACAGCAGAGATCTTGAGAAATTCAAAGGAATTAGTGACAAGGGATTTTACAATAACTCCATTTTTCATCTGTGGAATCTTCTACCTTGTTTTATCTACTTTTATCCTGCTTATCTTCAAAAAATTAGAAAAAAGGATGGCGATCTCATGTCAATAA
- a CDS encoding amino acid ABC transporter ATP-binding protein has translation MSIKIRNINKSFGNLNILKNISLDINKGEILSIIGPSGSGKSTLLRCLIDLEEIDSGTLEVFSHPLICSSRNPKKKERFEILKKMGMVFQSFNLFPHKTAIENVMEPLVVVDKMKKEMAVKKAEELLIMVGLEDRMNNYPSALSGGQQQRVAIARVLARNPKILLFDEPTSALDPEMVKEVLTVIESLKNTGITMIIVSHEMEFVKQVSDRVVFMDCGTVLSCDIPDKIFNSAKNERINKFLNNF, from the coding sequence ATGTCAATAAAAATAAGAAATATCAATAAATCTTTTGGAAACTTAAATATTTTAAAAAACATATCATTGGATATCAATAAGGGAGAGATCCTGTCTATTATCGGCCCATCAGGCAGTGGGAAATCTACCCTCCTCAGATGTCTGATAGATTTAGAGGAAATAGATTCGGGGACATTAGAAGTTTTTAGCCACCCTCTTATATGCAGCAGTAGAAATCCTAAAAAAAAGGAGAGATTTGAAATCCTAAAGAAGATGGGAATGGTCTTTCAATCCTTTAACCTTTTCCCACATAAAACAGCTATAGAAAATGTCATGGAACCTCTCGTAGTTGTAGATAAGATGAAAAAAGAAATGGCTGTAAAAAAAGCAGAAGAACTTTTAATTATGGTCGGGCTGGAAGACAGGATGAACAATTATCCATCAGCTCTTTCCGGGGGACAGCAGCAGAGGGTGGCTATTGCCAGAGTCCTTGCTAGAAATCCAAAAATACTTCTCTTTGATGAGCCTACATCTGCTCTGGATCCAGAGATGGTAAAGGAAGTCCTCACAGTTATTGAATCTCTCAAAAACACAGGAATAACAATGATCATAGTCAGCCATGAGATGGAGTTCGTAAAACAGGTTTCAGACAGAGTAGTTTTTATGGATTGCGGAACTGTCCTCAGCTGCGATATACCTGACAAAATATTCAATTCTGCTAAAAATGAAAGGATCAATAAATTTTTAAATAATTTTTAA
- a CDS encoding cysteine-rich small domain-containing protein has product MANFKFVQNKKCEYFPCHTIADESKFNCLFCYCPLYMLGEECGGNFKYTHGIKDCSNCIITHMKDTGYDFVQQKMLTVIDIVQNEYLEKHKDEEKVNIK; this is encoded by the coding sequence ATGGCAAATTTTAAATTTGTGCAAAATAAAAAATGTGAGTATTTTCCATGTCATACAATAGCTGATGAGAGTAAATTTAACTGTTTATTCTGTTATTGTCCATTATATATGTTAGGAGAAGAGTGTGGAGGTAATTTTAAGTATACTCATGGGATAAAAGATTGTAGTAATTGTATAATCACACATATGAAGGATACTGGATATGACTTTGTTCAACAAAAGATGTTGACTGTAATCGATATAGTACAAAATGAATATTTGGAGAAGCATAAAGATGAGGAAAAAGTAAATATTAAGTAA
- a CDS encoding serine hydroxymethyltransferase, with the protein MEYLKEIDEDVYEAIKEEEKRQEDGIELIASENLVSKAVMEANGSVMTNKYAEGYSGKRYYGGCEYMDVVEKLAIARAAELFGVKYVNVQPHSGSQANMAVYKALIGLGDTILGMRLDHGGHLTHGKNVNFSGQDYNAVFYSVDKKTETIDYDELRQIAHEARPKLIIAGASAYSRTIDFKKFREIADEVGAYLMVDMAHIAGLVATNLHISPIPYAHVTTTTTHKTLRGPRGGMIMTNDEEIAKKIDKSIFPGIQGGPLMHTIAAKAVSFKEALGEDFITYQRQVIKNAKTLAKALEEKGYRIVSGGTDNHLMLVDLSPKNITGKAAEEVLGMAGITVNKNGIPYDSEKPFITSGIRVGTPAITTRGMKESEMKKIADYIDYALESIGDEKRLKDLKAEVKTLCEKFPIYK; encoded by the coding sequence ATGGAATATTTAAAAGAAATAGATGAAGATGTATATGAAGCTATAAAAGAAGAAGAGAAAAGACAGGAAGATGGGATAGAGTTAATTGCATCAGAAAATTTAGTTTCCAAAGCTGTGATGGAAGCCAATGGAAGTGTGATGACCAATAAATATGCTGAAGGGTATTCTGGAAAAAGATATTATGGGGGCTGCGAATATATGGATGTAGTAGAAAAATTAGCTATAGCCAGAGCAGCTGAATTATTCGGGGTAAAATATGTAAATGTACAGCCCCATTCTGGGTCTCAGGCTAATATGGCTGTATACAAAGCTCTTATCGGTTTAGGAGATACAATATTAGGGATGAGACTAGATCACGGTGGTCATTTGACTCATGGTAAAAATGTAAATTTTTCAGGACAGGATTATAATGCTGTATTTTATAGTGTAGATAAAAAAACAGAGACGATAGATTATGATGAATTGAGACAGATTGCCCACGAAGCTAGACCTAAGTTGATCATAGCAGGTGCCAGTGCATATTCAAGAACAATAGATTTTAAAAAATTCAGGGAGATAGCCGATGAAGTAGGAGCATACCTTATGGTTGATATGGCTCATATAGCGGGATTGGTAGCTACAAATTTACATATAAGTCCTATTCCCTATGCCCATGTAACTACTACAACTACCCATAAAACTCTCAGAGGGCCCCGTGGAGGGATGATTATGACAAATGATGAGGAGATAGCTAAAAAGATAGATAAATCTATCTTCCCAGGGATTCAGGGAGGGCCATTGATGCATACTATAGCAGCAAAGGCTGTTTCTTTTAAAGAAGCATTGGGTGAAGACTTTATAACTTACCAAAGACAAGTGATAAAAAATGCCAAAACTTTAGCCAAGGCTTTGGAGGAAAAAGGATATAGGATAGTGAGTGGTGGAACGGACAACCATTTGATGCTGGTGGATCTGTCTCCTAAAAATATTACCGGGAAGGCAGCGGAAGAAGTACTGGGGATGGCAGGGATAACTGTAAATAAAAATGGGATTCCCTATGATTCGGAAAAACCATTTATAACCAGCGGAATAAGGGTGGGGACTCCGGCTATAACAACCCGTGGAATGAAGGAGTCGGAGATGAAAAAGATCGCTGATTATATAGATTATGCTCTGGAATCAATAGGGGATGAAAAAAGGTTAAAGGATCTAAAAGCAGAAGTAAAAACTTTATGTGAGAAATTTCCTATATATAAATAG